A section of the Camelus ferus isolate YT-003-E chromosome 33, BCGSAC_Cfer_1.0, whole genome shotgun sequence genome encodes:
- the ATP5MG gene encoding ATP synthase subunit g, mitochondrial — translation MAQFVRNLAEKAPALVNAAVTYSKPRLATFWHYAKVELVPPTPAEIPTAIQSLKKIVNSARTGSFKQLTVKEALLNGLVATEVWMWFYVGEIIGKRGIIGYDV, via the exons ATGGCCCAGTTTGTCCGTAACCTCGCGGAGAAGGCCCCGGCGCTGGTCAACG ctgCTGTGACTTACTCGAAGCCTCGATTGGCCACATTTTGGCACTATGCCAAGGTTGAGCTGGTTCCTCCAACCCCTGCTGAGATCCCTACAGCTATTCAGAGCTTGAAAAAAATAGTCAATAGTGCTCGAACTGGTAGCTTCAAACAGCTCACAGTTAAG gAAGCGCTGCTGAATGGTTTGGTGGCCACTGAGGTGTGGATGTGGTTTTATGTCGGTGAGATCATAGGCAAGCGTGGCATCATTGGCTATGATGTTTGA